The Nicotiana sylvestris chromosome 6, ASM39365v2, whole genome shotgun sequence genomic sequence TTGTTGATTAGTATGTTTAGTGGCTTGCCGTGTAGAGCTAGTAGTCTTATTAGGATTAATGATATCTTTATTAATATCTATAAGCCTGTCACTGTTTTGATTAGTAGTAGAAATAGGCACGTAGGAGTCTGGCATTGTCACGCCGTTTACTTTTGTGTCCAAATGGCTAATTGCATTGGAAGTTTGTGGAgtattatttttcttatttattttaatattgtcCAAAATCATGTGCTCTTCATCTAGGATGGTGAAGTGGTATCGGAAGAGTGGTTTTGTCCATAATCTTCTTGGTTGTAGTATTCTTATTAGGATCCTTAGTCTTATATTGTAAAATTTGAGTGTCAATGTACTAACATGTGTTAGCATTGTAAAGATTTACAGAGATACCTGGACCTTGGAGCTTATCCTTTGGAATGTGGTTACTTGCCGGATTATTTTTCACATTCTGTCTCTTGCTTTTGTTGAAGGTGACAGTTTGCCATTCTCCCTCTTGGTCCTCCTCTATTGGCCTTGGTGTAGTAGTATCTGAGCAGGAAATTACTTTTGTGTTTTGCTGCCTAAATTTACATAAGGTAGAAGGGTGTCCCAACCTTTCACATTTTAGACATAGTAGATTTTCACCCTTATAGTAAATGTATTGCTTGTGAGTGCCAATGTAGATGAAGGGTTGCACTGGAGTGTCCAGTGGAATTTCCACACAGAGCCTAGCATAATGACCCCTTATTATTGTTGATGTACAAACATTAATTTTCAGTAGACGACCAATGGAGTTGCCAATTTTTTGTAAAATTTTTCCATCATAAAACTCTGTTGGTAATTGTGGCAATCTAACCCATATTTCAGAGGTAGTTAGTTTTTTGTTGGTAGCCACAAAATTTGGTTTCCATCTGATTATAGAGAGATAATGCCCATTTACAAACCATGGTCCTTGATGGAGTGCTTTCTccatgttttcttttttttttttgaatttgatgaTAAAATAGTCTTATCCCAGATCAATTATGGAGAAGGTTTTCGTTGATTTCCAAAGctcttggattttcttttttaaatattgGTGCATCATGCGTTTACCAAACAGTTTGATAATAATTGAACATTGCCATGGTTCATAAATTCTATGTTTGTCTTCCTCCGTAAGTGTGATCAATTTAATGCCTTGAGTGGGAGAGTGTAATGAACTTGCCATTGCTGCTCCTTCTTCTGAAAAAGCTTCTGACAGTTCTATGTTGCATTGATTATTATTTGGGGTGAAAACCATGTTGTCTGAAGATgtgaccatgtctataggacgtTTTAGCTTTTTCACCATCATGGAGTGTTGGAGATCGGAGGTTAATGTCAggtggtttgggggggggggggaattgtgGCCTCTATGATTTTCGTAATGTCAACGGAGCCTTTGAGCTGGTTACAGCAGAAATTGCTTTATACCAATAGTTCCTAAGATTTAAAAATATCCCCTAATTTTTGAGTCAATTGGTttagtaactttttttttaaatttattttgagGAGATATTTGTTTTACATGTTAGGGAATCTTAAAATAAACGAAAAATGATCATATTTGTGCTCTACTATAAAAAAATAAACTATATTATTGCACTTTGGGATTCAAATTATCCCTCAACCGTTAAATCCATCTTCATAATTTAAAAAACAAAGGTTGAACAAAATAACCCACCTGCCCCACTCTTTAAGTAATCCAACTGATCCAACCTAATAATTTGTCCCACTCCCACCCATCCACAAGAAAGATGACTACGGCAAAAATTTAGAGACCACCAGAAAAGAACGACATGACTGGAGAAAAATTTACTGCTCCATATACCATAGCCCCTCTCTCTCTTGTTACAACTTGTTGCGGGAgt encodes the following:
- the LOC138870761 gene encoding uncharacterized protein is translated as MEKALHQGPWFVNGHYLSIIRWKPNFVATNKKLTTSEIWVRLPQLPTEFYDGKILQKIGNSIGRLLKINVCTSTIIRGHYARLCVEIPLDTPVQPFIYIGTHKQYIYYKGENLLCLKCERLGHPSTLCKFRQQNTKVISCSDTTTPRPIEEDQEGEWQTVTFNKSKRQNVKNNPASNHIPKDKLQGPGISVNLYNANTYEEHMILDNIKINKKNNTPQTSNAISHLDTKVNGVTMPDSYVPISTTNQNSDRLIDINKDIINPNKTTSSTRQATKHTNQQTTNPSIADHTSNNLSLKIENIKHPKHAIHMASNESNDKQMAITRDHDKDIKSFDIHPINLKGSHSEAV